One Desulfomicrobium apsheronum genomic region harbors:
- the tssA gene encoding type VI secretion system protein TssA codes for MANLGIISGKQDLLPSLPDPIFQTWIAPVSEDFPCGEDISFSDGFESLKAEVEKEISLHGGQSADWAFVLRMATQILGEKSKDLWVLCYGVMAAHETQGFVCCAAALSALSALLDSCWDELHPKPVRIERRIAPLRWLASRFEAKLSAAVHENEKAAIIALKKELVGLQTILDSKLGDKAPAFANLLQLPAEEIRDKVPLGSSQRPPSGNIPQTSCSSVFPRACADDLLAAIDGDGRVPAAVLPRLLRSTQDQCRQLAAHFASCDPLDWRVILLHRAALWCTVTQLPQADAAGVTMLRSIPSDRAQWYSAAVENKRYMEVLPQLERSVAQTPFWLDGHHLVARCLEGLSEVCSLAVLRAIIAQFLQSFPELLRYKFQDGTPFASPRTSQWLESLESPLSTHASLRNPSSGAGVVREQELLDEGLAIWAERGFQAGLSHLARIPAGRSRAAVRQGVLLARYCIAAGNKKAGVRLLQTLYAQLEKWELLDWEPELSADIISLLISLQPKERGPGAEIMLSRLHWLHLGTAVGSFKES; via the coding sequence ATGGCAAATTTAGGAATTATTTCAGGAAAGCAAGATTTGCTTCCTTCGCTTCCCGATCCAATATTTCAAACATGGATCGCCCCTGTTAGCGAAGATTTTCCGTGCGGCGAGGATATAAGTTTTTCTGATGGATTCGAATCTCTCAAGGCGGAAGTGGAGAAAGAAATCTCTCTGCACGGAGGACAGAGCGCTGACTGGGCTTTTGTTCTGCGCATGGCGACTCAGATTCTCGGCGAGAAAAGTAAAGATTTGTGGGTATTGTGTTATGGAGTGATGGCAGCGCACGAAACGCAGGGGTTTGTGTGTTGTGCGGCGGCGCTTTCGGCGCTTTCGGCGCTTCTTGATTCCTGTTGGGATGAACTGCATCCCAAACCTGTAAGAATTGAGAGGAGAATTGCTCCGCTAAGATGGCTCGCATCACGCTTTGAGGCAAAGCTTTCGGCCGCAGTGCATGAAAATGAAAAGGCAGCTATCATTGCACTTAAAAAGGAACTGGTCGGACTCCAGACAATTCTTGACTCAAAGCTAGGCGACAAAGCTCCTGCCTTTGCCAACCTCTTACAACTGCCTGCCGAGGAGATAAGAGATAAAGTTCCTCTTGGTTCCTCCCAGCGCCCTCCTTCCGGAAATATCCCCCAGACATCTTGCTCTTCCGTTTTTCCTCGCGCATGCGCGGACGATCTCCTCGCGGCCATCGATGGTGACGGGCGGGTTCCAGCCGCAGTGCTGCCTCGTCTACTGCGAAGCACTCAAGACCAGTGTCGGCAGTTGGCGGCGCACTTCGCTTCCTGCGACCCCTTGGATTGGCGAGTGATCCTTCTTCACCGTGCGGCTTTGTGGTGCACTGTGACTCAGCTTCCCCAAGCGGATGCGGCCGGAGTGACGATGTTGCGCTCAATCCCTTCCGACAGAGCGCAATGGTACTCGGCGGCGGTTGAAAACAAGCGCTACATGGAGGTTCTGCCACAGCTGGAACGCTCCGTCGCCCAAACACCATTCTGGCTCGACGGGCATCATCTGGTTGCCCGCTGTCTTGAAGGGCTGAGCGAAGTTTGTTCCCTGGCTGTCCTGCGCGCCATCATCGCCCAGTTTCTGCAAAGTTTTCCTGAATTGCTTCGCTACAAATTTCAGGACGGGACTCCTTTCGCATCCCCACGAACATCCCAGTGGCTTGAGTCGCTCGAATCCCCGCTTTCCACCCACGCCTCACTCCGTAACCCGTCAAGCGGTGCAGGTGTCGTGCGTGAACAGGAGCTTTTGGATGAAGGTCTGGCCATTTGGGCAGAGAGAGGCTTTCAGGCTGGTCTGTCGCATTTAGCGCGTATTCCGGCGGGACGCAGTCGCGCCGCCGTGCGGCAAGGGGTGCTGCTTGCACGGTATTGCATTGCTGCCGGGAATAAAAAGGCGGGTGTTCGCTTATTGCAAACGCTCTATGCACAATTGGAAAAATGGGAGTTGTTGGACTGGGAGCCTGAACTCAGTGCCGACATAATTTCACTTTTGATCTCTTTGCAGCCCAAGGAGAGGGGGCCAGGGGCGGAGATTATGCTGAGCCGATTGCATTGGCTGCATCTCGGAACGGCAGTGGGCAGTTTCAAAGAATCGTAA
- the tssB gene encoding type VI secretion system contractile sheath small subunit: MAKDSSIAPKERINVTFKPATDGAQEEIELPMKVMVVGDFLQRHDPRNLSDRNPVSINKQNFEEVLAKQELSLQISVPNRLRDNGADTDIPVTLEFKAMKDFEPAGIAEQVPEMRKLLQLRDALVSLKGPMGNIPAFRKAIEEVLADGRQREMIMKELGMNDAEVRGLLKKDNTGGEATESKVTPRAPQKKN, encoded by the coding sequence ATGGCCAAAGATTCGTCAATAGCACCCAAGGAGCGCATCAACGTCACCTTCAAGCCCGCGACGGACGGAGCCCAAGAGGAAATCGAACTGCCCATGAAGGTCATGGTCGTGGGTGATTTCCTGCAACGGCACGATCCTCGAAATCTCAGTGATCGCAATCCCGTGTCCATCAACAAACAGAATTTTGAGGAGGTGCTCGCAAAGCAGGAATTGTCATTGCAAATCTCTGTCCCCAACAGGTTGCGCGACAACGGTGCGGATACGGACATTCCTGTTACTCTTGAATTTAAAGCGATGAAAGATTTTGAACCCGCTGGTATCGCGGAGCAAGTTCCTGAAATGCGTAAGCTTTTGCAGTTGCGTGACGCTCTGGTTTCCCTGAAGGGCCCGATGGGCAACATCCCGGCATTTCGAAAGGCCATCGAGGAAGTGCTAGCTGATGGCCGCCAGCGCGAGATGATCATGAAGGAGCTGGGAATGAATGATGCCGAGGTGCGCGGCCTGCTGAAAAAGGATAATACCGGAGGCGAAGCGACCGAGTCCAAAGTCACGCCCCGTGCCCCGCAGAAGAAGAATTGA
- the tssC gene encoding type VI secretion system contractile sheath large subunit codes for MNQKQDAVLESQGTGSLLEQIIQETNLDPRDEGYEAARLGISAFIEEMLKPSYAGEQVKKITVDRMIAELDRRLSAQTDEILHHRQFQELESAWRGIKLFVDRTDFRENISIEMLHASKDELLDDFLDASEISQSSLYKLVYTAEYGQFGGKPLGAIIGNYYLEPTAMDMRLVQSLASVSAMAHAPFIASAGPSFFGLSSFERLPALKDLQDIFSSTRYAKWQAFRDSEDSRYVGLAVPRFLLRQPYDPEENPVRAFVYKESVDDNHENFLWGNAAFAFASRITDSFAKYRWAANIIGPRSGGAVEDLPVHLYESLGDIEMKIPTEILISDRREYELAEQGFIALTMRKGSDNAAFFSANSCQKPKFFGTSAEGRAAELNYRLGAQLPYLFIVSRLAHYIKVLQREHIGSWKERTDLERELNTWIRQYVADQENPSSDTRSRRPLRDARVIVEDIEGDPGWYRVSLSVRPHFKYMGAYFTLSLVGKLDKE; via the coding sequence ATGAACCAAAAGCAAGACGCCGTGCTGGAATCACAGGGCACAGGCTCACTTCTTGAACAAATAATACAGGAAACGAACCTTGATCCAAGGGACGAAGGTTACGAGGCCGCAAGGCTCGGGATCAGCGCATTTATCGAAGAGATGCTCAAGCCTTCCTATGCGGGGGAGCAGGTCAAAAAAATCACTGTCGATCGCATGATCGCGGAGCTGGATCGTCGTCTTAGCGCTCAGACCGACGAGATTCTGCATCACCGGCAGTTTCAGGAACTGGAGTCTGCCTGGCGTGGCATCAAGCTGTTTGTGGACCGGACCGATTTTCGGGAGAATATCAGTATTGAGATGCTGCACGCCAGCAAGGACGAACTGTTGGATGACTTTCTCGATGCGTCGGAGATTTCTCAATCGAGTCTCTACAAGCTGGTCTACACCGCCGAGTATGGCCAGTTCGGGGGCAAACCCCTGGGTGCCATCATAGGCAACTACTATCTTGAACCCACAGCCATGGACATGCGCCTGGTGCAGAGTCTGGCTAGTGTCTCGGCCATGGCACACGCGCCCTTTATCGCTTCCGCAGGGCCTTCCTTTTTCGGCCTGAGCAGTTTTGAGCGTCTGCCCGCTTTGAAGGATCTGCAGGATATCTTCAGCAGCACCCGCTATGCGAAATGGCAGGCTTTCCGCGATTCGGAAGACTCCCGATATGTTGGTTTAGCCGTGCCGCGCTTCCTCCTCCGTCAGCCTTACGACCCCGAAGAAAATCCCGTCAGGGCTTTTGTCTACAAGGAAAGCGTCGACGACAATCACGAGAATTTTTTGTGGGGCAACGCCGCTTTTGCCTTCGCTTCCCGCATTACGGACAGTTTCGCCAAATACCGCTGGGCCGCGAACATCATCGGTCCCCGTTCGGGAGGCGCTGTCGAAGACCTGCCGGTCCATCTCTACGAAAGTCTTGGCGACATCGAGATGAAGATTCCCACCGAGATTCTCATCTCCGACCGCCGCGAATACGAACTGGCCGAGCAGGGGTTCATCGCCTTGACCATGCGCAAGGGCTCGGACAACGCGGCATTCTTTTCAGCCAATTCCTGTCAGAAGCCCAAGTTTTTCGGCACTTCCGCCGAGGGGCGCGCGGCCGAGCTGAACTACCGTCTTGGCGCCCAGCTACCCTACCTGTTCATAGTCAGCAGGCTGGCGCATTACATAAAGGTGCTGCAGCGCGAACACATCGGCTCCTGGAAGGAGCGTACGGACCTTGAGCGGGAATTGAACACCTGGATTCGTCAGTATGTTGCCGATCAGGAAAACCCCAGTTCCGACACCAGGAGCCGTCGGCCGTTGCGGGACGCTCGTGTCATTGTGGAAGACATCGAGGGCGATCCGGGCTGGTACAGAGTCTCTTTGAGCGTGCGTCCACATTTCAAGTACATGGGTGCGTATTTCACCCTGTCCCTGGTCGGCAAACTGGACAAGGAGTAG
- the tssE gene encoding type VI secretion system baseplate subunit TssE has product MAGSLFDRLTRGEAGLRMDEDESIRRHLLRMLTTRQGAVQALPDYGLPDLNDLRLSRAEVIRRCCLAIENCIAGYEPRLHDAKVGYVHLEEDQFVMAFRIEAMRVDSEGRQIPWRWSVVMDGDQVKETA; this is encoded by the coding sequence ATGGCGGGGAGTCTGTTCGACCGATTGACGCGCGGCGAAGCGGGCCTGCGTATGGATGAGGACGAGTCCATCCGCAGGCATCTGCTGCGCATGCTGACGACGCGTCAGGGCGCGGTGCAGGCGCTGCCGGACTACGGGCTCCCCGACCTCAACGATCTGCGCCTCTCCAGGGCCGAGGTGATCAGGCGGTGTTGCTTGGCCATCGAAAACTGCATCGCCGGATACGAACCGAGGCTTCATGACGCGAAGGTCGGATACGTGCATCTTGAGGAAGATCAGTTCGTCATGGCTTTTCGCATCGAGGCCATGCGAGTGGATTCCGAAGGCAGGCAGATACCGTGGCGCTGGTCCGTGGTCATGGATGGCGACCAAGTGAAGGAGACGGCGTGA
- the tssF gene encoding type VI secretion system baseplate subunit TssF — MSSFNRYYLDELVSLRELGREYSRNNPSLAPFFDTPQRDPDVERILEGVAFLCGRLRQKLDDELPEITHALFSLLWPNYLRTIPSCSIVRYEPAANLTWAVTIPRGTMVESVEVEGTKCLFRTVYENQVLPVQLNEQTVFEHDGQIILALRFGIIGSSLENIPLSRLRLFFTGEPAIAHSLYFTLTRSVREIRFLLRGKQGAYRPVHALSPEMIRPVGFQEDEGLYPYPANTFPGYRIIQEYFCFSEKFLFVEISGLDTCVAAGKDAVAGADEFVLHFVLSEFPEQYESWRRDNIQLFCTPVVNLFPMDATPLTVDHRQTEYRIVPDPRLPDHYAVYSVERVRRWGSNGKFRREYRAFESFEHGSSPDIDAAYYRLRLRPSINDESTETYISIVHSQTSPAAQDEEIISLELTCTNRLLPSRLIVGDINTHADDTPDTVTLGNITPVTPPYTPPLEGDLLWRLISNMSLNYLPLGNVHAMRALIASYDFRALHDRNRARILNKMLGGMTGIESKETDRIYQGLPVRGAVTRLTLDRVGFSCEGDMCLFASVINEFLALYATVNSFHQLVVVDARRGEEYQWPARLGRKLIP; from the coding sequence GTGAGCTCCTTCAACCGTTACTATCTGGACGAACTCGTTTCGTTGCGCGAACTTGGCCGCGAATATTCCAGGAATAATCCGTCCCTGGCTCCTTTTTTCGATACCCCCCAGCGTGATCCGGATGTGGAGCGCATCCTGGAGGGCGTGGCCTTTCTGTGCGGGCGCCTGCGGCAGAAGCTGGACGACGAGCTGCCAGAAATCACTCACGCCCTGTTCAGTCTGCTCTGGCCCAACTATCTGCGCACCATCCCGTCCTGCAGCATCGTGCGTTATGAGCCGGCGGCCAATTTGACCTGGGCCGTGACGATTCCGCGCGGGACCATGGTGGAGTCGGTGGAAGTGGAGGGCACCAAATGCCTCTTCCGTACGGTTTACGAAAACCAAGTGTTACCCGTTCAGCTTAATGAGCAGACCGTTTTCGAGCACGACGGACAGATCATTCTGGCTCTTCGTTTCGGGATCATCGGCTCTAGCCTTGAGAACATTCCGCTTTCCAGGTTGCGCCTGTTTTTCACTGGCGAGCCGGCGATCGCCCATTCCCTGTACTTCACCCTGACGCGTAGCGTCCGCGAGATACGCTTTCTGTTGCGGGGGAAGCAGGGGGCATACCGGCCAGTCCATGCTCTTTCGCCGGAAATGATCCGCCCAGTCGGTTTCCAGGAGGACGAGGGTCTGTATCCCTACCCGGCCAACACGTTTCCCGGATATCGCATCATCCAGGAATATTTCTGCTTCAGCGAGAAATTTCTGTTCGTGGAAATTTCGGGACTCGATACCTGCGTCGCGGCCGGAAAAGATGCTGTGGCGGGGGCCGATGAATTCGTACTGCATTTTGTGCTGTCGGAATTCCCGGAGCAGTACGAATCCTGGCGGCGGGATAACATCCAGCTGTTCTGCACTCCCGTGGTCAACCTCTTCCCCATGGATGCCACTCCCCTGACCGTGGATCACCGTCAGACCGAATACCGCATCGTGCCCGATCCGAGGCTTCCGGACCACTATGCCGTGTACAGCGTGGAACGGGTGCGCAGATGGGGGAGCAATGGCAAGTTTCGGCGCGAATACAGGGCCTTCGAGTCCTTTGAACACGGAAGTTCCCCGGATATCGACGCGGCCTACTACCGTCTTCGCCTGAGGCCCTCTATCAACGACGAGAGCACGGAAACCTATATATCCATCGTGCACTCCCAAACTTCGCCTGCGGCTCAGGACGAGGAGATCATTTCCCTGGAACTGACGTGCACGAACCGCCTCCTGCCGTCCCGTCTGATCGTCGGGGACATAAACACTCATGCCGACGACACGCCGGACACCGTGACCCTGGGAAACATCACTCCGGTCACTCCGCCCTACACGCCCCCCTTGGAGGGAGACCTGCTCTGGCGGCTCATTTCCAACATGTCCCTCAACTACCTGCCTTTGGGCAACGTGCATGCCATGCGGGCCCTCATCGCAAGTTATGACTTCCGGGCGCTGCATGACCGCAACAGGGCGCGGATTCTGAACAAGATGCTGGGAGGCATGACGGGCATCGAATCGAAGGAGACGGATCGGATCTATCAGGGCCTGCCGGTGCGCGGCGCGGTGACGCGGCTGACCCTGGACCGCGTGGGGTTCAGCTGCGAGGGCGACATGTGCCTCTTTGCATCGGTCATCAATGAGTTCCTGGCGCTGTACGCCACGGTCAACAGTTTTCATCAGCTCGTGGTCGTCGATGCGAGGCGGGGAGAGGAATACCAGTGGCCGGCAAGGCTCGGGAGGAAACTGATTCCGTGA
- the tssG gene encoding type VI secretion system baseplate subunit TssG has protein sequence MNDPQKSEGLSMTEAAARICGSYAFSRAVEHLLRVGGDKHPPEDWLRFKVNPNLSFPPGDIQGATRSDGDGKDGRVWFVLNLMGLHGAASPLPAYFTEHVAQHQDEPDALRDFFDVINHHLVSLLYGIWNKYRYYLQFRGNGTDVNSRHFFSFIGLGHKELQGSSSLRRERLLSYMGLIAFSGEAAGSLESILRHYFGHPLVHIIPCIRRLVPIPADQQCSLGLANCRLSVDFLLGSKVLDQTGKFRVLFDNLSWKRFTGFLPGGSLFSELQTLVRFVLRSRLGFDVELRLRPSEIPEFIIGQGSPCRLGWTTWAGVGGDGVIVLETDSRYVD, from the coding sequence GTGAACGATCCCCAGAAGTCCGAAGGACTCTCAATGACGGAGGCTGCGGCCCGCATCTGCGGTAGCTACGCCTTTTCCCGGGCGGTTGAGCACCTGCTGCGCGTAGGCGGCGACAAGCATCCCCCGGAAGATTGGCTGCGGTTCAAGGTCAACCCGAACCTGTCCTTTCCTCCCGGCGACATCCAGGGTGCGACTCGAAGTGATGGTGACGGCAAAGACGGGCGCGTCTGGTTCGTGCTCAACCTGATGGGATTGCATGGGGCGGCTTCGCCGCTTCCCGCCTATTTCACCGAGCATGTTGCGCAGCACCAGGACGAGCCGGATGCGTTGCGCGATTTTTTCGACGTGATCAACCATCACCTTGTCTCGCTCTTATACGGAATCTGGAACAAATACCGCTATTATCTTCAGTTTAGGGGCAACGGGACGGACGTCAATTCAAGGCATTTTTTCAGTTTCATCGGCCTTGGGCACAAGGAACTGCAGGGCAGCAGCAGTCTGCGACGCGAACGGCTTCTTTCGTACATGGGCCTCATCGCATTCAGCGGAGAGGCGGCCGGTTCACTGGAGAGCATTCTGCGTCATTACTTCGGGCACCCTCTTGTGCACATCATCCCCTGCATACGTCGTCTGGTGCCAATCCCTGCGGACCAGCAATGTTCCCTGGGGCTGGCCAACTGCAGATTGTCCGTGGATTTTCTGCTGGGCAGCAAGGTGCTTGACCAGACCGGCAAATTCCGTGTGCTTTTCGACAATCTTTCCTGGAAACGATTCACAGGCTTTTTGCCCGGTGGAAGTCTCTTTTCGGAACTGCAGACCCTGGTGCGCTTCGTGCTCCGCTCGCGACTTGGCTTTGACGTGGAACTCAGGCTTCGCCCTTCGGAGATTCCCGAGTTCATCATCGGCCAGGGCAGCCCGTGCCGTCTTGGCTGGACAACCTGGGCGGGAGTCGGGGGTGATGGGGTTATCGTGCTTGAAACAGACAGCAGGTATGTGGACTAA
- the tssH gene encoding type VI secretion system ATPase TssH: MNLSSLVGALDETSREALEEAAGGCVSRGGFEIGIDDYMEKLLVTQEMTDIFTQFDRSLDTMRGLLVRAVRRETSTSRPVFSPLLVGFLQEAYLLASLELRRDKVGVGELVLALLLNPARYGAMPFYQELGQIPCDALRRLLDGLREGRSTPAGSRESNGGGGFLEKYATDFTADARAGRTDPVFARGPEIRMMIDILTRRRKNNPILVGDPGVGKTAVVEGLALRVVEGLVPDALTGVRIVGLDMGRLQAGASVKGEFEKRLKGVIDEVKAAPVPTILFIDEAHTLVGAGNAPGAGDGANLLKPALARGEMRTIAATTWSEYKKYFEKDAALARRFQLVKLDEPSVEETVTILRGIVPHYEKTHNVYVRDDAILCTAELSCRYLSGRRLPDKAIDVLDTACARVRVSHGAKPLALEALEEELASVRRELDALERDFATCGLESADPQGSERHAGLRGRVDQLVRDMEVLAGRWTRERGLVESILGRRNQPGGQDCRSTGEDTRGLVDELRIEQAGQPLVFHEVTPALVRGIVSEWTGIPVSKLGGDGVGVIERLGEDLRRRVRGQDFALQTIERTVLAAQVGLNSPTKPTGIFLLVGPSGVGKTETALAVADALFGGSHMLVCINMSEFQEKHTVSRLIGSPPGYVGFGEGGRLTEAVRRQPYCAVLFDEVEKAHPEVLNLFYQIFDKGMLADGEGREVDFRNCVIFMTSNIGGDIVSVLCEEDEAPDPEALKEALRPALLRHFQPALLGRMTVVPYTSIRGETLRELVEMKLAKVKTRLVGRHRINLHWEEEVAASIMASCTAVETGARNIDHIIGTSLLPGIATTLLGALGENGNPCGELRVGLNRTDGSFTFDLGGRS; encoded by the coding sequence ATGAATCTTTCTTCTCTTGTCGGTGCCCTTGACGAAACTTCTCGCGAGGCTCTTGAGGAGGCGGCCGGTGGCTGCGTGAGCCGGGGCGGCTTCGAGATAGGTATCGATGATTACATGGAAAAACTGCTCGTAACGCAGGAGATGACGGACATCTTCACGCAGTTCGACCGCAGTCTCGACACCATGCGCGGATTGCTCGTCCGGGCCGTGCGGCGGGAGACGTCCACGTCACGGCCGGTCTTTTCGCCGCTTCTCGTCGGGTTCCTGCAGGAGGCCTATCTGCTGGCGAGTCTGGAGCTGCGTCGGGACAAGGTAGGGGTCGGCGAACTGGTCCTGGCCCTTCTGCTCAACCCTGCGCGCTATGGGGCCATGCCCTTCTATCAGGAACTTGGGCAGATCCCCTGTGACGCCTTGCGCCGTCTGTTGGACGGGTTGCGGGAAGGGCGGAGCACTCCTGCCGGCAGCCGGGAGTCAAACGGAGGCGGAGGGTTCCTGGAAAAGTACGCCACGGATTTCACCGCCGACGCCCGGGCGGGGCGCACGGACCCGGTTTTTGCCAGAGGGCCCGAAATACGTATGATGATCGACATCCTGACACGGCGCCGCAAGAACAACCCCATTCTCGTGGGCGATCCGGGCGTGGGCAAAACCGCCGTGGTGGAAGGTCTGGCCCTGCGTGTCGTCGAAGGGCTCGTGCCCGATGCCCTGACCGGAGTGCGCATCGTCGGACTGGACATGGGGCGTTTGCAGGCGGGGGCCAGCGTGAAGGGAGAGTTTGAAAAACGGCTCAAGGGCGTCATCGACGAGGTCAAGGCCGCGCCCGTTCCGACTATTCTCTTCATCGACGAGGCGCACACCCTGGTGGGAGCGGGCAATGCCCCGGGGGCGGGCGATGGGGCGAATCTGCTCAAGCCCGCCCTGGCTCGGGGCGAGATGCGAACCATCGCGGCCACAACCTGGAGCGAGTACAAGAAATATTTCGAGAAGGACGCGGCCCTGGCCCGCCGTTTCCAGCTGGTCAAGCTGGATGAGCCGTCCGTGGAGGAAACGGTGACCATCCTGCGCGGTATCGTCCCCCATTACGAGAAGACCCATAATGTCTATGTCCGCGACGACGCGATTTTGTGCACGGCGGAACTTTCATGCCGTTATCTGAGCGGCCGCCGTTTGCCCGACAAGGCCATCGACGTCCTGGACACGGCCTGCGCCAGGGTGCGGGTGAGTCATGGTGCCAAGCCGCTGGCCCTTGAGGCTCTCGAAGAAGAGTTGGCCTCGGTCCGCAGGGAACTCGACGCGCTGGAGCGTGATTTCGCGACCTGCGGTCTGGAAAGCGCCGATCCGCAAGGCAGCGAAAGACACGCGGGCCTGCGCGGGCGGGTCGACCAGCTTGTCCGGGACATGGAGGTCCTTGCCGGACGCTGGACCAGGGAACGCGGCCTCGTCGAGTCCATCCTCGGGCGGCGCAATCAGCCCGGCGGGCAGGATTGCAGGAGCACGGGGGAGGATACGAGGGGTCTGGTGGACGAATTGCGTATTGAACAAGCCGGCCAGCCCCTTGTTTTTCACGAAGTCACTCCGGCACTGGTGCGCGGCATTGTCTCCGAATGGACCGGAATTCCCGTGTCGAAACTCGGCGGCGACGGAGTCGGTGTGATCGAGCGGCTGGGGGAGGATTTGCGCCGACGGGTCCGGGGCCAGGATTTCGCTCTACAGACCATCGAACGGACAGTCCTGGCTGCCCAGGTCGGACTCAACAGTCCGACCAAGCCCACTGGCATATTCTTGCTGGTGGGCCCCTCCGGTGTCGGCAAGACCGAAACGGCTCTGGCCGTGGCCGACGCGCTGTTCGGGGGTTCCCACATGCTGGTCTGCATCAACATGTCTGAATTCCAGGAGAAGCATACGGTCTCGCGTCTCATCGGATCGCCTCCGGGCTATGTGGGTTTTGGCGAGGGTGGGCGCCTGACCGAGGCCGTACGGAGACAGCCCTACTGCGCCGTGCTCTTCGATGAAGTGGAGAAGGCGCACCCCGAGGTGCTGAATCTTTTTTATCAGATCTTCGACAAGGGCATGCTTGCCGATGGCGAAGGGCGAGAGGTGGATTTTCGCAACTGCGTCATCTTCATGACCTCGAATATCGGCGGCGACATTGTGTCGGTCCTTTGCGAAGAGGATGAAGCCCCCGATCCGGAAGCGCTGAAGGAAGCCCTGCGTCCGGCCTTGCTTCGGCATTTCCAGCCGGCGCTGCTCGGTCGCATGACTGTCGTGCCCTACACCTCCATTCGAGGCGAAACCTTAAGAGAGCTCGTCGAGATGAAGTTGGCCAAGGTTAAGACTCGCCTAGTCGGGAGGCATCGGATCAACCTGCACTGGGAAGAGGAGGTGGCAGCCTCCATTATGGCCAGCTGCACGGCGGTGGAGACCGGGGCGCGCAATATCGACCACATCATCGGAACCTCGTTGTTGCCCGGCATCGCCACCACACTTCTCGGAGCTCTCGGCGAAAACGGAAATCCCTGTGGCGAGCTGCGCGTGGGGCTGAACAGAACGGACGGCTCGTTCACATTCGACCTGGGGGGCCGGTCGTGA